A region of the Vigna unguiculata cultivar IT97K-499-35 chromosome 9, ASM411807v1, whole genome shotgun sequence genome:
atatcaagtttcttatttttgtttatgcTCGATAGgacttttcaaaaaaaaaatattagtgaaGTAAGtcaaatcatgaaaaaaaaaagaaaatgataccACTTTCGAAATTTTAGActattaaaacatatatacaaaatatttggaGTACCACaaacacaaaatatattaaaataaaaataaattgttatcatttatatattaaaagaaattaggGAACCAAAATCTTCTGTAACAAATTCTATCCAGCTTATAATTCAAAATcttaacataataaatttataaatatttttttgggttaagtatatttttggtcctttaacttttataaaattttgaaattaattcatttcgaaatcttagaccaatttagtccttcatctttccaaatacatggatttagtcattttaatcaaattttgttaagtttagttggcatttcaaacgtgtttcataatagtatttgacttaacattaaaataaaaaggtgtcaaacagtataaataactcaaatataattttgaaatacgtacgaaacatcaaataaacctaataaaatttgattaaaatgactagatccatgtattttaaaagatgaatgactaaattgatccaaagtttcgaaataaactaatttcaaaatttattaaaggtatttgacttttttctttattcgatataaaacataaaaccaTTTATGAATTTCCAACATGTTATAACTCAAATGAACACATTATAAAAGAAGCTTTGATAAGAATTGAAAGAGGACAAAATTGTTAGATGGTTAAACTATTTCAAATATTGAAtctgtgataaaaaaaaaaaaaagagagagagtgGAATCTAGAGAGCAATGTTTGAAGTTTGAAAGAGGTGAAGATTTGGGAATAGTGGGATGGTAGGCTCAGGGGaaaccaaagaaaaaatattcGAAATTGTCTTTTGTGCAATAATGGTTCGAAGTTAGAAGGAGAAgatgagaaagaagagagaagcGGCGATCCAAATACAACTGACCATGTTTTCCGGAGGATACAGGCGTGTGATTTAGATAGGGATGCTATTTCTTACTATTTTATCCACACACTTCAATGCGCACCATGTGATCAACCTCCAATTCCCTACATATTATTGTACTTCCCATCTTTTCAATCAAATTATCATAATTCAATGCTGCCAGTTAACAacttattaaacatttttaactgTTCTATCATTTTCTTACCTTCTAAATGCTAATCATTCATGTTACAATGTCAAATAAAGTCCATTATTTTGCATCAATTTGTAACTGTTCTTTGGAAACCTTACAAGGTTGTTGTTGCATCTAAGTGTTTAACAATTGTGGAGTGGATATATTACTACCATCCCTTTTAGGTTTAAATGTAcaaattagtatattttaacttaatacTGTCAAAGTAAGTTTCATTCTATTCCTTGGAAAATAACTTACATCAAAATGTAGAATAAATTAGTCTTTCTACATTTGAGGTATGTgattgtttcattttctttcctctgttaaaacatataatttacTCTATTCAActtattattactaaaatttattcattcgtttgtattattttaaccagaaatataatgaaaacatttgtaagatatatatttaatatttattttttgaataattatataaatgataacTGTAAAGTTATAAAATGTTGTCATCTACATACTATGTtacttttttaatgtttagGTTTTACTTGATAATGAATTTTCTAACTTAAATAGACTTAccgattaaaaataaaactgatcAAATAGATTTATTTAAAAGCATCTGCTTTCAATgttatgtttattaaatttaaaaaaatatgttgcaTTCAATGtagtattattaaaattactGTGAATTGTATTTactgaatataataaaaatatcaatgtatttaaatattcataaaattatatactaatgataaaatcaattaaatactACCCTAATACTTATGgtcattttattttagttatttgtattatttttaaatacattttttcggaataataatttaaatatataattcaatttaaattaattcagaagagtttttaaaataactatgaaaggtgaaaaataaaagataaatctatttatctatctatataaatatataaatataaaaaaatatattgactgaataaaataaattttatgaactttttttaactataataattataaattttaatatatgtgatATTATTGATGGAGAAGAGTGTGTATGTTTtaggaaaaaagaaattatgaaaGTTAAAGGAATTTTGATAGAAAGTTTTGAATGTATGTGTTAAGAAAGGAAGGATTTATAGGGAAAAGGAGAATGAATGTTAGAAGGGAATGTAGTTTTGCTCTAGTTATATTCATGGCCACATAAAGAAAGACAAAAGGTTcactatatgtatatatatgtaccTAACAACCTTGAGAATCTCTCCATCTTAGGTAGATTAATCCATCAACATAGTGTGTGTATGCCCCTGCCACAACCAACACATGAAACAGTTGGTGACTGTGTCCTGCAATATCAAATTTCCCAGGCATCCACCTCTCTGGTATCCTTGCCACATAGATTACTGCTCCCAAAGCATAAAGAACTCCCATCAGTATCTCGTACCCTGTTGTTTGCAATGCCTCAGGTTGATGCTTGTGCAGTATGAGTTTATGGATAATGGGTGCCACTCCTGAAAATCCCATCAAAAAGAAGATGGTGGCACGGTACTTCCTGAACTCagacttttgaaaaaatgggAGAAGAGAGAAGATCATAGAGGCTATCCCCATCAGTGTTATTAAGCCTAAGTAGAGGTAGCAGGAAAAAGGATTGCACATGAATGTGTAATACACAGGAGGGTAAAATGAAGTTGCAATCAGTGCAGAAATCCCGGCATAGTCAATTCTCAGCATGATGTAGGAAAGGCGCTGTGAATGGCAAGCAAGGAGGTGGCATGTGCTGCTCGCCAGCAAGCAGAACATGGCCCCACCTAAGAACGCATAGAATGGCCACCTCGTAATCGGTTGTACCACTAAGGGGGATACCATGTTCATGTCACCTTTCACACCATTCTGAAACAAAGTATAATTCTCATATATAAACCAACATCAATGTTTTAAATGCATCAGATTAAGAATAGATGAACAGAATCTTAATCTTAAAGGACACTCCAACCAAGAGGAAGAGGAACTTACAAGGGAAAACTGCTCAGGCAAGCATTTTCTGAGAAGTTCCACTACGGTCCAACCTGATACTGAGGAGAAGTCTAAAGAATAAAGGGATGTACTCAAGTCGTTTAACTTGAGAGTCTCATGCATGTTGGGCAGTGAAGGCAGGCATTTCAAGAGCTCTAAACGAATCTTGTTCAGATCAGCTTTCCCGATCAGTTCAGACAGATGTTGAACGGAATTGAAATCCGCAACCATTGGAGATTTTGAAGCTGTGTATATGGTGAGAAACAGAAAAAGGAAGAACCCTATCAAATGCCTGAAACAATGTCACTAGCGTTACGTGAAGGATTGTAATTTGGACTAGTTAACTACGCACCTTTAATGTTGTTTCTTAAAAGTGACATACTTAAAGCACATGTATCTAGAGATCATCTTCAAGATGTACCTCAGAGCAACAAATAGGACATGTTTTGAAAGAAGCTAAACTATgagtaacaaatataaaatagaagaagTAGCACCAAGTTAATTCACACTCttgcaatttaaaactaaaaaacgCACTTCAAATGGGaaaaaatacaacataaaaGGCACCAGGTTTAGCAGATATATAATGAAAGGTATCTGTACTTGAAAGTCAAAGTACTTACGTCCAGACATTAAGTGTTTCATTATGAATTGAGAAAATGCTAAGGAAGATCTGTTTCAGTGGCCACTCTGATCTATAATAACCCAATATGAATTCATTGTCCCTCATATAGGCTGGAAGTGAATTGTATTCTACAagctgatattttaattttctccaTAGTCTTACTCCCTTCCGTAATTTTGAACTTGTTCTTTCATCTTCGCCATCAAgtaattcattaaatttttcGGGTGCAGCAATAAAGCCATCAGATGCACCACGTATCATCTCTGCAATGTGGACATAAAGGAACACTTTCAAATCAAGAAACTAGATTGGTTAAGTCGGtttaacaagaaaagaaaacccaaaaggcAAATTATCAACACCCATCAAGAAATTATTCACCTTCAAAAGTGAATCAAGACAACAGAATAGTCTCTAATCAAAAGGGATGGGGGAGAAAAGAAGGCCCAAAAGAAAAACTGCAGAAGCAGACAACAGAGGATGAAACAATGAGAACAAGGTACATGGTCATGCTACAAGGTTCCGTAGAATCAGTGAATTAACTGTGCTCCTGAGATCTTTGAGGAAACTGATCTTCCACGCAGATTTCAAGAAGAAACAGTAAGCAGccttaataaacaaaataaaattaataacgtAAATTTTACACTCAAACATGAAAAGGATTAAGGTTGTCAAGTTTTTTTTTGGAGAATTTGAGTCTAAAAGCAGCATTGGAACCTTGTAAATGAGTTTTGGTCAACAAGAAAATCGAAGCCTGTGCTTCTATTCATtcctaaatttaaatatcaaattcaaAATCACCAAAATTTCCACCTTACAATTCAAGTTCAAACACCTGAACGTAATCGGATATTGTCGCCATTTCATCTATTTGGGAAAAACATCTGACATAGGTGCattgatttaaaattcattagtaaaaagaaaaaaaaccacAGACCTCTTTGGACAATATACATATGTGTTGGTCCTTTAGACATTGCTGATATTGATCACAGTTCTCccatgtaattaaaataaatttacaacgCAGACAGTGGCACAGTGCATCCAATGTAAACGCAGAGTGtgaaaattgtatgaaaatttGACTTGCCTGAAATTTTCAGCGGACAGAAGTATCCAGATGAATACTGATATGCCCGGGAAAGGGAAGAGACAATACTGTAAGAAAGATGATAAGGTGGTACCGGAAGATGGTATCCCAGTCCCGGCAAAGGACATTACGCCATTCCAACGTATTAAGAATGACATTGCATAAACCTCAGTGTGACACCTAATACCTATTTCTTAGTTTCGCCATGTTGCAACCTCAAATTGAGACAACTCAGAACGTTTATTTGCCATTCATGGCTTGTGTGATCCCATATATTCTCTGGCAGAAAAGGTCAatcctttttctctctcttggAATCGTCTATTCGGATTTCTATCTaccctatttttaattttctatgaTCTAAAATCAGCACGTCCCTCTGATCCATACAACGTGaccactttcttttcttctttgatTAAATTTCTTCTCTTCAACAAGTACAATACCAACTCAAGGAAATAATATAGTAAACAAATTATTCCCATTATCAACAACATTATTCCAATTCAAACAACGCTATTGGAAACTAGAGacaaaatgttttgaaaaaaaaagaagtaatgaATTGGCTTAAATAGCGGGAAAGAAGTCGTTGAGTCTGCATGGTAATCTATAGAAATCATCGTTCCGACCATCAGCATTATATACACTGAACTTCTCCCACCACTGCAAACCGCTATCCTTACGGGCTGCATCATTTTCGCATGTGAGTGTGGTGTCCAAAATTAATGCAATCAACGCCGCCACCGTTGCGTGCGACATGAAGATCACGCTAACCATATCATTGAACTGCAAATTCATTGAAATGACACAATCATGTAAATCACTATTAAATTTGATCAGAATCTAGTGCCTTGGAAACTCTAATTTGAACTTAATGCGTCATTGTGAATTAAATTTCAATGATTGGTTTCGGTTCAGGCCTCTCACCCAGCCGTGTTGATGCTTCACGTGAAAAATTTCTATGAAATATTGTGGTATGGAGAGGCCGAGGAAGAATGAAGAGCCCAGCACGAATTTGGTTCTGAAACTGTTGAGGTTACAGAACTGGAGAAAACCAAGACCTGCAGAAGCTGCATATCCCAAATTGCAAACTCTTGTCAAGTTCATGACTAGCAAAGCTCTACAAAGACTGTTGGTTAGAGAGAACTTACAGACATAGCCTAAGAGCACACAGTTTAATGCTGCTATGATTGGCAAAGGTATGGAAGCAAAAAATGCTCCCACTTTTCCTGGTTGAAGGGAAAGTGTGCAATATGAGATATCGTTAATTGAAGACAATAATAACACtgcatagacaacatcatgaaCGACACAACCTAGACACAACTTCAGTTTTGGTCGTGTTTTCTCAAATTAGTATTGAAGTGTCATCTTGGTATTATGcaaattattaaagtaaaacTTCCATTCTGACACGAGAACAATGCCAACCATACTGAAATAATTGTATTCAATTTTTGCCTCATTAGGAAATTCCAGATTTGTCAAGTGAAGATCATTAAGCTTCATAGATTACCAGAGATGTTAGTCTATCATACCAAATATAGAGAAGAATATCATAAAGCCAGCTGATATTTGGATGACCCTTCGGCTTCCCGCTCTAGTGAGTGCCAATAATCCAGCATTCTCCCTGAAACCAGAGCAATGCAAACGCGCAAAGATGAATATGGTTACAGACTCGTAACCACTGAAGTTTTTGGGGGCAGAACCATGCACTAACAGGAACTACGAAGGCAAAGAAAACTCTCTAGTTTTGGGATCTTTACcaccatcatatttttctactTAAAGAATTGTATAGGGAATGTTTAAAACGAAACATCGTTCCACTCTTTCCTACAcacattttataaacaaaaaagtttCTTCAAAACAGACAAGAATGTCCTTAAATCGGTTGAGCTTGAAATCATGAATGATAGGTTAAGGCTCATCCATAAATACATTCAAGGGGTTTTGAATGTTGAGATGGACTTACACTGAAGCCGTACATCCAGTTACAGAACCCAAAACGCCACTGAAAAAAGAAGCTACTCCCTGAAACAACAATAAGAAGGACGCAAACAATCAATATTAAGTTCCCCGATTGtgatttcagaaaaaaaaaattacaaaataagtGCATGTGGATCTTACCACCCAGCCGGCTCCGCGGCCAATAACATGTGGTGGCACGGGTGTTGCACTTCCATACCTTGCCGCGGCATAAAATGCACCGGTAGACTGCATGTAAACATGAAAAACGTTGAAATTCGAAACAAACATAAGATGGGATCTGGCTGCATGTTTAAGTGTTTATTTAGATTTAGGTAGGCTAGTGAAGTTGCTTTATTGCAAACTATCATAATGATTAAAGCATGGGTATCTCTGTTAAGGGTGTGCATACCtcaaaaagagaaacaaaagaagCTGCTGTCATAGCCAAAGCTTCTCCAAAGTTGAAGGTCGGAACCCCCCATTGGAATGGCACAAAAGGGAGATATACCCTGTATTAATGCAGACAATTTTATCAACATCTCATTCAAAGACTGAAACTTGGTGGATAAAGCAAACCTTGACTCTGAAAGAA
Encoded here:
- the LOC114162992 gene encoding heptahelical transmembrane protein 4-like isoform X2, whose product is MIRGASDGFIAAPEKFNELLDGEDERTSSKLRKGVRLWRKLKYQLVEYNSLPAYMRDNEFILGYYRSEWPLKQIFLSIFSIHNETLNVWTHLIGFFLFLFLTIYTASKSPMVADFNSVQHLSELIGKADLNKIRLELLKCLPSLPNMHETLKLNDLSTSLYSLDFSSVSGWTVVELLRKCLPEQFSLNGVKGDMNMVSPLVVQPITRWPFYAFLGGAMFCLLASSTCHLLACHSQRLSYIMLRIDYAGISALIATSFYPPVYYTFMCNPFSCYLYLGLITLMGIASMIFSLLPFFQKSEFRKYRATIFFLMGFSGVAPIIHKLILHKHQPEALQTTGYEILMGVLYALGAVIYVARIPERWMPGKFDIAGHSHQLFHVLVVAGAYTHYVDGLIYLRWRDSQGC
- the LOC114162992 gene encoding heptahelical transmembrane protein 4-like isoform X1, whose amino-acid sequence is MSKGPTHMYIVQREMIRGASDGFIAAPEKFNELLDGEDERTSSKLRKGVRLWRKLKYQLVEYNSLPAYMRDNEFILGYYRSEWPLKQIFLSIFSIHNETLNVWTHLIGFFLFLFLTIYTASKSPMVADFNSVQHLSELIGKADLNKIRLELLKCLPSLPNMHETLKLNDLSTSLYSLDFSSVSGWTVVELLRKCLPEQFSLNGVKGDMNMVSPLVVQPITRWPFYAFLGGAMFCLLASSTCHLLACHSQRLSYIMLRIDYAGISALIATSFYPPVYYTFMCNPFSCYLYLGLITLMGIASMIFSLLPFFQKSEFRKYRATIFFLMGFSGVAPIIHKLILHKHQPEALQTTGYEILMGVLYALGAVIYVARIPERWMPGKFDIAGHSHQLFHVLVVAGAYTHYVDGLIYLRWRDSQGC
- the LOC114162992 gene encoding heptahelical transmembrane protein ADIPOR3-like isoform X3 encodes the protein MSLLRNNIKASKSPMVADFNSVQHLSELIGKADLNKIRLELLKCLPSLPNMHETLKLNDLSTSLYSLDFSSVSGWTVVELLRKCLPEQFSLNGVKGDMNMVSPLVVQPITRWPFYAFLGGAMFCLLASSTCHLLACHSQRLSYIMLRIDYAGISALIATSFYPPVYYTFMCNPFSCYLYLGLITLMGIASMIFSLLPFFQKSEFRKYRATIFFLMGFSGVAPIIHKLILHKHQPEALQTTGYEILMGVLYALGAVIYVARIPERWMPGKFDIAGHSHQLFHVLVVAGAYTHYVDGLIYLRWRDSQGC
- the LOC114163725 gene encoding putative nucleobase-ascorbate transporter 10; this encodes FLQYLNRFISANKLIFGRFAVLFSIASAWLVAQILTASTIYNNKPGDTGNSCRTDRSGLVSSSTWVYLPFVPFQWGVPTFNFGEALAMTAASFVSLFESTGAFYAAARYGSATPVPPHVIGRGAGWVGVASFFSGVLGSVTGCTASVENAGLLALTRAGSRRVIQISAGFMIFFSIFGKVGAFFASIPLPIIAALNCVLLGYVSSAGLGFLQFCNLNSFRTKFVLGSSFFLGLSIPQYFIEIFHVKHQHGWFNDMVSVIFMSHATVAALIALILDTTLTCENDAARKDSGLQWWEKFSVYNADGRNDDFYRLPCRLNDFFPAI